Proteins from a single region of Electrophorus electricus isolate fEleEle1 chromosome 5, fEleEle1.pri, whole genome shotgun sequence:
- the LOC113591233 gene encoding sulfotransferase 2B1-like, whose protein sequence is MHSAGSFSSFTILPFLLPSSQVTGSGTTWMQEIIPLVLNGGDLTPVQTIPNWDRVPWLEETRAAVVMDKLSSPRAIVSHMPYHLMPSTFFSSKAKVIYIARNPKDVFVSSFHFHNMSSFLYNPGTFEEFADKLLAGQVIFGKWTDHMKSWRNPDLEDRILYITYEELIQGRAYDV, encoded by the exons ATGCATTCAGCAGGGTCTTTCTCTTCATTTACCATTCTCCcatttctcctcccctcttcacaAGTCACTGGATCAG GCACAACATGGATGCAAGAGATTATTCCCCTGGTCCTCAATGGAGGAGATCTTACTCCAGTGCAGACCATCCCAAACTGGGACCGGGTTCCTTGGCTTGAAGAGACACGTGCTGCTGTGGTCATGGACAAGCTGAGTTCTCCACGGGCCATAGTCTCCCATATGCCTTATCATCTGATGCCTTCCACCTTCTTCTCTTCTAAGGCTAAG GTCATATATATTGCCAGAAATCCTAAAGATGTCTTTGTTTCATCTTTTCATTTCCACAATATGTCCAGTTTTCTGTATAACCCAGGAACATTTGAAGAATTTGCTGACAAATTGTTAGCAGGGCAAG TGATTTTTGGGAAGTGGACTGATCAtatgaagagctggagaaaCCCAGATTTAGAAGACAGAATTCTCTATATCACTTATGAGGAGCTGATTCAG GGAAGGGCATATGATGTGTGA
- the LOC118241446 gene encoding sulfotransferase 2B1-like: protein MLHFENAKSGYSIIIIIYYYYYGLLFLPKCGYDDNIKDFKTFKVQEDDVFVITYPKSGTVWMQEIIPLLLNGGDFTPVQTIPNWERVPWLEATPALFVDKMSSPRAMVSHMPYHLMPSSFFSSKAKIIYITRDPRDVLVSSFHFHRMANFLDNPGTFEEFAAKFLAGKVFYGKWADHVKSWRNPDIGDRILYIKYEEMIQVSVSIRTIKCL from the exons ATGTTGCACTTTGAAAATGCCAAATCAGGCtatagcattattattattatatattattattattatggct TACTTTTTCTACCCAAGTGTGGTTATGACGACAATATAAAGGATTTTAAGACATTCAAAGTTCAAGAGGATGATGTTTTTGTAATTACGTATCCAAAGTCAG GTACGGTATGGATGCAAGAGATTATTCCCCTGCTCCTCAATGGAGGAGATTTTACTCCTGTGCAGACCATCCCAAACTGGGAAAGGGTTCCTTGGCTTGAGGCAACTCCTGCTCTGTTCGTGGACAAGATGAGTTCTCCACGGGCTATGGTCTCCCATATGCCTTATCATCTGATGCCTTCCTCATTCTTCTCTTCTAAGGCTAAG ATCATTTATATTACCAGAGACCCAAGAGATGTCTTGGTTTCCTCTTTTCATTTCCACCGGATGGCCAATTTTCTAGATAACCCAGGAACATTCGAAGAATTTGCTGCCAAATTCCTAGCAGGGAAAG TGTTTTATGGAAAGTGGGCTGACCATGTAAAAAGCTGGAGAAACCCAGATATAGGAGACAGAATTCTCTACATCAAATATGAGGAGATGATTCAGGTAAGTGTTTCGATTAGGACCATAAAATGTCTATAA